CCCTTACAAGAGCATTGCACTAATCTGCGCCAGTCATGGGAGAATGGTGGTGATCTGACCTTTGCAGTCTGCCTTATGTTTACATGGAAAATTCATGTACCAAAAAAGGATTTACACCATAAACCAAAaatatttgtgggtttttttttttttttttttttttttttttttttttttttttttttttttttgtcgattAAAAGGggatttcttttgtgtgttccatgtgtgtgggggggggatgAGGATAAAGATGGATAGTCATTGATCTGCTGACTGTCTCCTCAATCTCCCATCACCCAGGAGCCCTCGCAGTGTGTGGGTCCCAGTGCCGAGTCTCCCAACTTCTCTCCAGAAGTCCTTTGTCACAGTGAAGATTGACGCTTTGCTCAACAACACTCCAGTTTACTCTGCCCTCACACCACAGTAAGGCTGTTGTATAAACCTTGCCAGTCCAGTGTGAACTGGAAACAGGGGACTTGACGTCACAGGCTGACTGGATATGATAAGCATGAGTAGACAGAATTATTGTAATTTTGGCgtttatgatttattttgatATCAAGCAACcactgtaataaaatgtaaactatAGACAAAAGTTTGGAAAACAGGAAGACAGGactatggggaaaaaaaaaaaaaaagtagcaaataagtctctccaaagcagggcgCTTTTGCTGCAATGGCAGATTCACATGCTTGGATTCTCTTGACTGCCTTAAATTTAACAAGGGTTGTTTCCAAAGACCTTGCTGGTTCATGCTTAACACTTCATTTTGATAATGACGAGTGAACAAATCGGGGGGCGGGGGATCAATCATACTAGCCACCACAGAGTGGGccagtccaaacttttgactagaAGTGTATCATTTAGTCGCAAGTATCTGACTGTTGAGATCTGGTTTTCTTTTGTCTCTTCACCAGGAAATCCTGCTCCTCTGGCTCTGTCATTGCATTGTCGTGTtcaggtaaaaataaataaaaattgagtCTTTTATCTGGTACCAGTGTGGaaatatgatgtgtgtgtgtgtgtgtgtgtgtgttgcagactGTGGTATTGCTCTTGGTGAGGACCGGATTGTGGGAGGTGTGGATACAGCCATAGAGGACTGGCCGTGGCAGGCCAGTCTGCAGTGGGATGGACAGCACCTGTGTGGAGGGTCTCTGGTGTCCCTGACATGGGTCATCTCTGCTGCACACTGTTTTACTGGGTCtttatctttctctctctctctctcactcacacaaacacaaatttaTAAGTATATGTAGCCAGCTGAAAGTCCCACGGCCGTCATACGGGCTCTGTATACAGTAGCATTTGATGCAAAACACTATGAATAAccgcatttatatatttttgtcgcCACACCCGTATGTGTACACAGGCGAACTGACGTGAGCCGCTGGCGAGTGGCTCTGGGCAGCAACCGCATTGTTACCTCCGGTGCCATTTCTGTGGCGAAGGTCGTTGTCCACAGTAAATACAATCCAAAGGCAAATGACTACGATATTTCCATGATCCAGCTTTCCAGCCCAGTCACAACTGGTGGTGGGTGTCTCTTCCTTTTCCTTATAAATAACAAGGACACTGCTGTGCATTCAAAACCAGAAACCACCCATGCTGCCTGAAACACAGATCAAGTATTAAATATGTTGCTTATTTGCAGGAGTGCATACTTACACATTAATTCATTTCTCCTAGACACCATTCGTCCTGTGTGTCTGCCTCCAGATCAGCTGACTATAAAAAATGGGGATTCCCTGGCTGTGACTGGATGGGGTGCCCTTCATGAGAACGGTATAAAGAGatctttatttccattttgaaACGTCCTCTATGTACATTATTATAAACCAAAATGAATCTGGGAGGCAGGGGGATGTGTACCGCAGAACTACAATTGGTCATGCGcgacacatttatttttacatgtgtTTGTGGCCTGAATTTTCTGCTCTTGTTCAGGAGCAGTTTCCTCGGTGCTCCAGAAGGCCACAGTCCCTTTGATCGACCAAAAGGACTGTATCTCTGTGTATGGTTCCACAATCACTCCCAGAATGCTTTGTGCCGGTTTCATGAAGGGTGAAGTTGACTCCTGTCAggtagattttatttttattctttttctcaaATCCCATAAACTCTTTTTAAACTGATCACAAAGCTACTTTACTCTCTCTCCCAACCAGGGTGACAGTGGGGGTCCACTGGTGTTCCTATCCTCTCACTGGCAGCTGGTTGGGGTGGTGAGCTGGGGGGTGGGCTGTGCCCGTGCTGGTTACCCTGGTGTTTATACAAACGTCAGCATGCTGATGGACTGGATCCATTCAGCCATGGAGGTAAGCGCTTCTGCTTCTGCTCTGTGGATAATGCCAAATTTACAAAGGTTTCCCATGACACTCCACACATCTCCTAGCTCCTTTCATTCACTAATCACAGCTTCTTTCAATAACATGTATcgtgatatttttttctttttctcctccagcATTCATGACTCGGTCCACTGAAAAATAACCCACAAGGTACACTTACCCAAAGGATAAGTGTACCATCCAGTGTTGTCACAGTATTAAGCAGAATGCTTTTTGTAAGAATCCATTACTccaatcattttaaatgtatgttttttacaAGTGTCCACACAACTGCTATTCACTTTCACCAAAGAACCATATCAGGTATTGCATGCAACTAATTTTATTTTCcagtttttcagatttttttttaattgcaaaaaacatgtatatttttaataaaaaaaaaaaaaattatttctatgGCTTTAAATAAAAGGATACAACTTGTATGCATGGTTGTGCAGTTGAATGAGTAACTACTTTGTCACACATTCATATCTTTCAAGACATGGCTAAGGGGTGGGTTCAGTAGCTCCATTCATTGGTGCAAATTTACACATTTGTGACCAGTGAGAATATGAGTGCACATTGCAGAGTGGGTCCCAGTATATGAAGATTCAGTTCTTCTAGTCAAATAGATGGGCaggaaaaatttttttttttcccctttctcttATGACCCCTTGTTCAAGCATACAGTTCTTGTGGACCTTTCAGTCCAATTTGGGCTGCATTTGCCATGCTGCTTTTAGAAAGGTCTAATTTCTCAGAAGGAATAATCTTACAGTATTGTTTTAGTTGGATGGAAAAATGTTGTTGAATGCAATGATATGCCATTTTAAGATTCTAGAACATTCTGTTGTCTAAAGTGCAATAACATATTTGGCTGATCAGCCAtactatttgtaaaaaaatttatttattgtctccCTTTTAATTTTAGCAGTTTTTAATTTTAGACGACTGGCTTTAGGTTTCAAATTGTGGTCCGTACAATTGCAACAACTGTTGACAAAGACTGAAAAGTTCTGTAATTTGagaatttataaatattttaatttttaggAGAATCATTCCTTTTGAATTCCAGTAAGTTTCTTCACCACAAACACACTAATGTACTCTGTTCATCAAAACATTCTAAAACATCCCCTCAtccttccatttaaaaaaaaaaaaaaaaaaaaaatttgattaaaGGAACCGAAGGCAAAAGAACATATTGCACTCCAGGCAGACTAAATAGAAAAAGCTTAccattttgtttttgaaaattactgagtcagtgtgtgtgtgtgctgtctgaGGTAAGATATGATACCGTAACACTTCTATTCTTTCAGAGCTTatcctttttcttttgaaaaaggcTATTTAACTGGTATGTTACAAGTATCTGACATTTATTGCTAATCATAAGAAGCTCATGTGGTGCCCATTCCTCAAAGCCCTGGATGGAGGTAGTAGGAGCAGTTTTTCCATTCTAACTAACACTCTGCTTGAGTGTAAGGCTATGTTCAAACTACATGTCATTTGTGGTGCAGTTCACACTACACTATTTTTGACATAAAGGTTCCAATTACATGTCTCATCACCCCTGACTACAAAACAAGCGTGTTGCACACATTGTGGTTCTCCAATTAACTACCGGTTTGTCTTTTTGactggggattttttttttttttgtgaggcaACATCAAAATCAGACTTAAAATTGTGTAGTCTGAACTAGGCCTAAGAGTGGCGTTGGAGGTAAAATATACATATGCTCATGGAGGACAATTCATGTAAAAAAGCCTTTAGGTTTGacctttcttttgcttttattatgCTGCCATTTTCCTGCTTAAAATCATATGAAATGTGTAATGGCAGGTAGGATAAAATCAGCATCTTTTACTTCAGTGTCCTATTATAGGATGTATACGGTTACTTGCAAATGCATGTAGGCATGTATGTAGTCCACTTCTGCTGGGTTATTCACTTTGGCACAGAAATCTTGTTGTGGTCATTTACAGACTGTTCAGCAAACTACCACAAATGATCCCTCATTCTCTTTTTCAGAATTCCGCAGCTAAGCATTGCTTTCATAAAGACATGCCCGTTTACAGAAATTGACTAATGCAATGGATTCAATGTGCTCTCCAAATTCTAGCCTATAGTTTATATATAGGCAGCGTTAATACTATTGGACTTATCTTTTGATATACTTGTAAAAAATACAGAGCTCTTGGTAAAATATAGATAAGTTTTGGTTCCTGTTTTGTTACAGGTAAACCATATTGTTACAGGCCATGATGCCATATTTTCACCCCTTGTAGATGTTGAAACTTTTCTGAAGGAGTTTCTTTCTCCAATTACTTTTAACACTTTGAACCACAGAAAGTAGAGGTTATTCCAGACTCTTGTGAGGTCCTGGTGATCCTCATCCTCCAACCAGTCTTTATTACCATTATGTTAGTAATCAACCATCACTGTTGCCCTGTGGGTCTGTTTCCCCAGGCAATCTGAGCCTCTGTTACAACTCCAACAATTGTCAAAAATGCATGTACAGCTCCCACTGGAT
The window above is part of the Denticeps clupeoides chromosome 6, fDenClu1.1, whole genome shotgun sequence genome. Proteins encoded here:
- the tmprss4b gene encoding transmembrane protease serine 4b, coding for MPAARSGERWPRWKLVLVSVTCSLAVLVALALAAYFLRELINSKFFYCYRSLTFIPIALACNGKADCKNGEDEASCVSNMTTGTAVPVRLVSERLLLQVYSTPAGWSFVCSENWRWQHTLAACQQLGYTVSPRSVWVPVPSLPTSLQKSFVTVKIDALLNNTPVYSALTPQKSCSSGSVIALSCSDCGIALGEDRIVGGVDTAIEDWPWQASLQWDGQHLCGGSLVSLTWVISAAHCFTGRTDVSRWRVALGSNRIVTSGAISVAKVVVHSKYNPKANDYDISMIQLSSPVTTGDTIRPVCLPPDQLTIKNGDSLAVTGWGALHENGAVSSVLQKATVPLIDQKDCISVYGSTITPRMLCAGFMKGEVDSCQGDSGGPLVFLSSHWQLVGVVSWGVGCARAGYPGVYTNVSMLMDWIHSAMEVSASASALWIMPNLQSIHDSVH